A region of Desulfovibrio inopinatus DSM 10711 DNA encodes the following proteins:
- a CDS encoding MlaD family protein, translated as MDQTQAIVNVNRTAGFFVLLVVIVLVAALALVTKAKRLFEKDFDITIILPKEGTFGVSRDDEVHILHLQAGSVTTVDITEDGVIKANLSISPEFARFVRRDSVAVIRRGSLLLEKVIVDITRGQAAPLPSTGAQIPCVVEPDLMQTVHDTVRRVAALIADIEKGKGLLGKIVVDETMADDVTTALGQVDGILAAVKATIEQTQAILKTTAAFGDSLLTTAEKTNTIAAAVPPVLDATGQALTQVKRTLEDMQKTLATFRHVGQNVQDDITLLPALMLQTQSLLLELENLVRGIENSWFLRDNIPKPTPPTRIPARRVQP; from the coding sequence ATGGATCAAACACAAGCCATAGTGAATGTAAACCGAACGGCCGGTTTCTTTGTCCTGCTCGTCGTTATTGTTCTTGTCGCGGCGCTTGCATTAGTAACAAAAGCCAAGCGACTCTTTGAAAAAGATTTCGATATTACAATCATCTTGCCTAAAGAAGGAACGTTCGGTGTCAGTCGTGACGACGAAGTCCACATTCTTCATCTTCAAGCAGGCTCCGTTACGACTGTGGACATTACGGAAGATGGCGTCATCAAGGCCAATCTCTCCATTTCTCCGGAGTTTGCCCGGTTTGTCCGTCGCGACTCCGTGGCCGTCATTCGACGTGGTTCGCTCTTGCTGGAAAAAGTAATCGTTGACATTACGCGAGGACAAGCTGCCCCTTTGCCCTCAACGGGAGCGCAAATCCCGTGTGTCGTTGAACCCGATCTCATGCAGACGGTACATGATACCGTTCGCCGGGTTGCTGCGCTTATTGCTGATATTGAAAAGGGAAAAGGATTACTTGGTAAAATAGTGGTGGATGAAACAATGGCCGACGATGTCACAACGGCCCTTGGCCAAGTAGATGGCATTCTTGCCGCGGTCAAAGCCACCATTGAACAAACACAGGCCATTCTGAAAACCACAGCCGCTTTTGGAGACTCTCTTCTCACCACAGCCGAAAAAACAAACACGATTGCCGCTGCAGTCCCCCCTGTGCTTGATGCGACTGGCCAAGCCCTCACGCAAGTAAAACGAACTCTTGAAGACATGCAGAAAACTCTCGCAACATTTCGCCATGTCGGTCAAAATGTACAGGATGATATTACATTGCTCCCCGCTCTCATGCTTCAGACGCAAAGTCTCCTTCTTGAATTGGAGAATCTTGTCCGCGGTATTGAAAACTCATGGTTTCTCAGAGACAATATCCCCAAGCCCACTCCGCCGACTCGTATTCCGGCACGTCGAGTTCAACCATGA
- a CDS encoding tetratricopeptide repeat protein has translation MSTQQLYTPPFFHAPRHTTLVYWLVFVCVALTLSATGCSLLLSSPQENENTEDRLYAQSMLLGMKSWQAGQIKAAQQMYNQALTRARTMDSTSKIADSAYNLAACHIVLHDWDAALPLLDEAILTGDRPADSLLLKTRTLRYTGQTEEARDTAHQALNAALATGHDEIATEARLQLGLLDCEAGQSKEARQWLVAAGHGMQKETTIPSAKQLAGCLANLDNAPATAALYFDEETTLLRDQNVYSGLPASLARAGKAYAKAGNHQAALDRFYRAARTASANQLPQETTQYATLGLEQARLIERTDYISLLQSFLHAD, from the coding sequence ATGAGCACACAGCAATTGTACACCCCACCGTTTTTTCACGCCCCGCGACACACAACACTTGTGTACTGGCTCGTATTCGTCTGTGTTGCCTTGACACTCTCGGCAACGGGGTGTTCACTATTGCTTTCCTCACCACAAGAGAATGAAAACACTGAAGACCGGCTCTATGCCCAGTCCATGTTACTGGGGATGAAATCCTGGCAAGCAGGGCAGATCAAAGCTGCGCAACAAATGTACAACCAAGCTTTGACACGGGCTCGAACCATGGATTCGACAAGTAAAATAGCCGATTCTGCGTACAATCTGGCTGCGTGTCACATTGTATTGCATGACTGGGATGCAGCGTTACCACTTCTGGATGAGGCCATTTTGACGGGTGATCGTCCCGCCGACAGTCTTCTTCTCAAGACCCGAACCCTGCGTTACACCGGCCAAACGGAAGAGGCTCGCGATACGGCACATCAAGCTCTTAACGCTGCTCTTGCAACCGGACACGATGAAATCGCCACTGAAGCACGACTTCAGCTTGGTCTCCTTGACTGTGAAGCCGGTCAAAGCAAAGAAGCTCGGCAATGGCTTGTTGCGGCCGGACACGGCATGCAGAAAGAAACGACTATTCCGTCAGCCAAACAATTAGCCGGATGTTTGGCAAACCTGGACAATGCCCCGGCAACAGCCGCTCTCTATTTTGATGAGGAGACCACGTTGTTGCGCGATCAAAATGTCTATTCGGGACTTCCAGCCTCTCTTGCTCGTGCGGGGAAGGCGTATGCCAAGGCCGGAAACCATCAGGCAGCTCTTGATCGATTTTATCGAGCAGCCCGCACCGCCTCGGCCAATCAATTGCCCCAAGAAACGACTCAATATGCCACGCTGGGATTGGAACAAGCGAGGCTCATCGAGCGAACCGATTATATCTCGCTTCTTCAATCATTTCTCCATGCAGACTAG
- a CDS encoding PAS domain S-box protein, whose product MPIPSWPDTPRLTRTYITALCLTGLLATFVFFAGLTIVRINRAASEIINLSGRQRMLTQRIHAYGLRMLDGDREQRIQAEQQLTDAADKIMSTHRLLMTTPKAEMLFLLQDQSNTELYTSAPDYIDTKIKQLLELVHAISLVSPIDTPAQQSLRKRLEAQTETLLPVLDNIVYIYEQSSKHITILTERLNIIALATILLLLAGEGFFLFRPMVNNIAAFREEILSQAGELQKRTQELEVSHSRLSTEIELRKHSEQDQRQNNAYLVSVLNASTKVAIITTDMDGIIQVFNRGAEAILGYSAQEMVGQKTPQVFHDPTEVMEHSHILTTETGHITNGFDVFVAKARQGGHETKEWTYITKTGGRRTVSLTVTGIRNTYNEIIGYLGMAIDISDKIQIEKSLRHSEHLFRMFVEYTPAAVAMFDTNICYLAASQRWYIDYGLEGEDILGKSHYEIFPEIPTRWKRIHQRVLGGEPLRANEDSFERLDGSLEWLRWDVRPWRDEDGQIGGIIMFTEVITERKRMQNELKRAKEEAERANAAKSQFLAHMSHEIRTPLNAILGLSHLASAATADANQHDYLKKIESAGSNLLQIINDVLDFSRIETDSLHLDIIDFNLDEILTGIQQRFGTTAQAKGLNFIIDVGNNIPNRLRGDRSRLFQILSNIIDNAIKFTAKGEVHINVQLEEQRKESIRLRFSITDTGIGFDAKTLESLFSPFVQADASFTRTYGGVGLGLPLSRDLARMMNGDIHAVSTQEAGSAFTVVVTLEVAQQGEDQHQNISQDQLDAIIGARVLLVEDNAINLQIAKELLSRTGLLVDTASNGEEAVSATQNKAYDLVLMDIQMPIMDGLEATRAIRAIPERRELPIVAMTAHNLKHDQEQSREAGMNGHLAKPIDRNALEKILIQFIAPGQRLIPPGFVRQSKEQQAETPVSQMSLPLPNLDIEGALNRTGNNTELYAKLLTEFSRQFDTATTKLRAYITIGDDKNLSHATALAHSLKGVAGNLGIKDVHRDAADLERTLNENNLVGAENAIVRLESSIPQACDDIATYLTNMPSKAEPSSSSPLDIQTISALLGQLHRELEENRLDAVDTVSELKARLGRPELENNLDLLEQAVDNFDFQLASTHLSDLGKALDVCLTIQNICGEKST is encoded by the coding sequence ATGCCTATTCCATCCTGGCCCGATACTCCACGATTAACTCGAACGTATATTACAGCGCTCTGTCTCACCGGACTGTTGGCTACTTTCGTCTTTTTTGCCGGTTTGACCATTGTCCGTATCAATAGGGCCGCATCCGAGATCATTAACCTCAGCGGACGACAACGCATGCTGACACAGCGTATTCACGCCTATGGTCTTCGCATGCTCGACGGTGACCGAGAACAACGCATCCAAGCTGAACAACAATTGACTGATGCAGCGGACAAGATCATGTCCACGCATCGCTTACTCATGACAACTCCAAAAGCAGAGATGCTTTTCTTGTTGCAAGACCAATCGAACACAGAACTTTATACATCGGCTCCTGACTATATTGATACAAAGATAAAGCAGCTTCTTGAACTTGTTCATGCCATCAGCTTGGTTTCCCCCATAGATACTCCCGCCCAGCAATCTCTCCGCAAACGACTTGAGGCACAGACCGAAACGCTACTGCCCGTATTGGATAATATTGTTTACATATACGAGCAATCCTCCAAGCATATTACGATACTGACCGAAAGACTCAACATCATTGCGTTAGCAACCATCCTCTTGTTACTTGCCGGAGAAGGTTTTTTCCTCTTTCGGCCTATGGTCAACAACATCGCGGCGTTCAGAGAAGAAATCCTGTCCCAAGCTGGAGAGCTTCAAAAGAGAACCCAAGAACTTGAAGTGTCGCATTCCCGACTTTCTACGGAAATTGAGCTCCGAAAACATTCGGAGCAAGACCAACGGCAAAACAATGCTTATTTGGTGAGCGTGCTGAACGCATCCACAAAAGTGGCCATCATTACAACAGATATGGACGGCATCATACAAGTGTTCAACCGAGGTGCCGAAGCGATTTTAGGATATTCGGCCCAAGAGATGGTCGGCCAAAAGACACCGCAAGTCTTTCACGATCCAACCGAAGTCATGGAACACAGTCATATATTAACAACCGAAACAGGACACATCACCAACGGTTTCGATGTGTTTGTTGCAAAAGCCCGACAAGGCGGACATGAAACCAAAGAATGGACGTATATCACAAAAACCGGAGGCCGCCGCACGGTGAGTCTGACGGTGACGGGAATCCGTAACACCTACAATGAGATAATCGGCTATCTCGGTATGGCAATTGATATCTCAGACAAGATACAAATTGAAAAATCCCTTCGCCATTCCGAGCATTTATTTCGCATGTTTGTGGAATATACCCCCGCAGCTGTAGCCATGTTTGACACCAACATCTGTTATCTCGCGGCCAGTCAACGTTGGTACATCGACTATGGTTTAGAAGGAGAAGATATTCTCGGCAAAAGCCATTACGAAATTTTCCCTGAAATTCCAACACGATGGAAGCGGATCCATCAACGCGTTCTCGGAGGGGAGCCACTCAGAGCCAATGAAGACAGTTTTGAGCGACTTGATGGCAGTTTAGAATGGTTGCGGTGGGATGTACGACCATGGCGAGATGAAGACGGACAAATCGGTGGGATCATTATGTTTACAGAGGTCATCACCGAACGCAAACGCATGCAAAACGAGTTGAAACGCGCCAAAGAAGAAGCAGAGCGCGCCAATGCGGCGAAAAGCCAATTTCTTGCCCACATGAGCCATGAAATCCGCACCCCTTTGAATGCCATTCTTGGACTCAGCCATCTCGCCAGTGCAGCCACTGCAGACGCAAATCAACATGATTATCTCAAAAAAATCGAGTCTGCCGGATCCAACCTTCTCCAAATCATTAACGATGTTCTTGATTTCTCCCGTATAGAAACAGACTCTTTGCATCTTGATATCATTGATTTTAATCTTGATGAGATACTAACGGGCATTCAGCAACGCTTCGGAACTACAGCCCAAGCCAAGGGATTAAATTTTATTATCGACGTCGGGAATAACATCCCGAATCGTTTACGCGGAGATCGATCACGCCTTTTTCAAATACTGTCAAACATCATAGACAACGCCATCAAATTTACTGCCAAAGGAGAAGTCCACATCAATGTACAACTGGAGGAACAGCGAAAAGAATCCATCAGGCTCCGTTTCAGCATCACAGACACAGGAATTGGGTTCGATGCCAAAACTCTGGAGAGTCTCTTCTCGCCGTTTGTCCAGGCTGACGCATCGTTCACACGGACCTATGGCGGTGTTGGGCTTGGACTTCCCCTCAGTCGTGACCTAGCCCGGATGATGAATGGGGACATTCATGCCGTTTCGACACAGGAAGCAGGGAGCGCATTCACGGTTGTCGTCACGTTGGAAGTCGCACAACAAGGAGAAGACCAGCATCAGAATATCAGCCAAGACCAATTGGACGCTATTATTGGAGCACGAGTCCTTCTTGTAGAAGACAACGCCATCAACCTCCAGATTGCCAAAGAACTCTTGTCTCGCACTGGACTTCTTGTCGATACAGCATCGAATGGAGAAGAAGCGGTTTCTGCTACGCAAAACAAGGCGTACGACCTTGTACTTATGGACATCCAAATGCCAATCATGGATGGCCTCGAAGCGACACGAGCCATCAGAGCAATACCGGAAAGACGAGAGCTCCCCATTGTCGCCATGACCGCCCATAATTTGAAACACGACCAAGAACAAAGCCGCGAAGCCGGAATGAATGGTCATTTAGCCAAACCCATAGACCGCAACGCATTGGAAAAGATTCTTATTCAGTTTATTGCACCGGGTCAGCGTCTTATTCCGCCAGGATTTGTCAGACAATCGAAAGAGCAGCAGGCAGAAACGCCGGTTTCACAGATGAGCCTGCCACTTCCCAACTTAGATATCGAAGGAGCCTTGAATCGAACCGGTAATAACACCGAGCTCTACGCCAAGTTGCTCACGGAATTCTCCCGGCAATTCGATACCGCGACAACGAAACTCCGTGCCTACATTACAATAGGTGACGACAAGAACTTAAGCCACGCAACCGCCTTGGCCCATAGTCTCAAAGGAGTGGCCGGCAATCTCGGCATCAAAGACGTTCACCGCGATGCTGCAGATTTGGAACGAACTCTCAACGAAAACAATCTTGTCGGGGCGGAAAACGCGATAGTCCGTTTAGAGTCCAGCATTCCACAGGCGTGTGATGACATTGCAACATACCTGACCAACATGCCCTCCAAAGCCGAACCGTCGTCGTCTTCCCCCTTGGACATCCAAACAATCAGTGCACTACTGGGTCAACTTCATAGAGAGTTGGAAGAAAATCGTCTTGATGCCGTCGATACGGTCTCAGAACTCAAAGCGCGTCTTGGTCGCCCTGAGCTTGAAAACAATCTCGACCTTTTGGAACAAGCAGTAGACAATTTTGATTTCCAACTGGCTTCGACACATCTGTCAGACCTTGGCAAAGCACTTGATGTATGCTTGACTATCCAAAATATCTGCGGAGAGAAATCGACCTGA
- a CDS encoding SpoIIE family protein phosphatase, whose protein sequence is MSIRWKFLAALLCISILPMIIMRVHGQASMEDLGEDLATQSANLLVHRTSQELERMIEDHARMLGLEHELMEMTLRTQSASAERSLSSPAPEDTDLYIVPQGMGMMMGRGQGWGNSMGNMSNMRSMKESAADVPSPPGAESSTWLCLAMGQSCFPQKVSMKTQAFHFYSETDDARDQARRLTRMVEYTMELADSENEPDTWQVIWLNSGVLSVYPATATVLPRHLDPRHLVSMNELRRAGRDLVWKIPMVDPFTRRSAMGVFMALHNKEREVIGGIGLIVPVGTVMRKSEHVQMLSSEAESFLVKPDKNETSGKQGLRILAREQGSERQVHHWRGIPEISWFDAGPEASISVMLEDVQHGRSGVRLVEFNGKKELVAYGVLERTDNVALLLMIPLSDVTAEAESAKAAVINSVETLITRTSLLLVVVLAAILVTAILGSRKITADLGRVVRASRALARGDFTARAHVRSNDEIGELGRAFDNMIPELAERIRMKEALGLAMDIQTHLLPHAPPHTDGFEIRGQCVYCDETGGDFFDYIPLGEESASGVLVAVGDVSGHGVPAALFMASARAFLRSRVGLGGDLDKIMSDVNNAVSHDTFGTGHFLTLFACLVHSGSAEIEFVRAGHEPGLLYDPETCTVMELSGKGTSLGAMPDMKYSVSHQSLTPGMILLLGTDGITETMDEDNAMYGRDRLKACLRDNAKRSTQEIIDAVLDDIESFGGALAKEDDVTVVVMKYTG, encoded by the coding sequence ATGTCTATTCGCTGGAAATTTCTTGCCGCTTTACTGTGTATTTCGATCCTCCCTATGATCATTATGCGGGTGCATGGGCAAGCCTCAATGGAGGACTTGGGAGAAGACTTGGCAACCCAGTCGGCAAATTTACTTGTGCATCGTACAAGCCAGGAACTGGAAAGAATGATTGAAGACCATGCTCGCATGCTCGGTCTTGAGCATGAACTCATGGAAATGACGCTACGCACGCAATCAGCCAGTGCTGAGCGTTCTTTATCAAGTCCAGCTCCTGAGGACACAGATCTCTATATCGTACCACAGGGTATGGGAATGATGATGGGGCGTGGCCAAGGTTGGGGTAACAGCATGGGGAACATGAGCAACATGAGAAGCATGAAAGAGAGTGCCGCTGATGTACCCTCTCCCCCCGGAGCGGAATCATCTACTTGGCTTTGTCTGGCGATGGGGCAAAGTTGCTTTCCTCAAAAAGTGTCAATGAAAACCCAAGCGTTTCACTTTTATTCGGAAACGGATGACGCTCGCGACCAGGCACGTCGACTGACGCGTATGGTTGAATATACCATGGAGCTTGCGGATAGTGAAAATGAACCAGACACATGGCAAGTCATTTGGCTGAACTCCGGAGTACTGTCCGTATATCCGGCAACTGCCACAGTGCTTCCTCGTCATCTTGACCCTCGTCATCTTGTCTCCATGAATGAATTGAGACGTGCTGGTCGGGATTTGGTATGGAAGATTCCAATGGTTGATCCGTTTACCCGTCGGTCTGCCATGGGAGTATTCATGGCTCTGCACAATAAAGAGCGAGAAGTTATTGGTGGGATTGGGCTTATTGTTCCGGTCGGAACGGTCATGCGGAAATCTGAACATGTTCAAATGCTGTCAAGCGAAGCTGAGTCCTTTCTCGTCAAGCCGGATAAAAATGAGACTTCCGGCAAACAAGGCTTACGCATTTTAGCTCGTGAACAAGGCTCCGAAAGACAGGTGCATCATTGGAGAGGGATACCTGAAATTTCGTGGTTCGACGCCGGACCGGAAGCTTCTATTTCCGTTATGCTTGAAGACGTTCAGCACGGTCGTTCAGGAGTCCGTCTTGTCGAATTTAACGGCAAGAAAGAACTTGTTGCCTATGGGGTGCTGGAACGGACGGACAATGTTGCGCTCTTGCTCATGATTCCGCTGTCCGATGTGACAGCGGAGGCTGAATCGGCCAAAGCAGCTGTGATCAACAGTGTAGAGACACTCATTACGCGAACATCCTTGCTTCTTGTGGTCGTGCTGGCTGCTATTTTGGTCACGGCGATTTTAGGGTCACGAAAAATTACAGCTGATCTTGGTCGAGTGGTAAGAGCCTCCCGTGCCTTGGCACGAGGAGACTTTACGGCACGGGCTCATGTCCGTTCCAATGACGAAATCGGTGAACTTGGCCGAGCTTTCGATAACATGATTCCCGAATTGGCCGAGCGTATCCGTATGAAAGAAGCTTTGGGACTGGCTATGGATATCCAAACCCATCTGTTGCCCCATGCTCCTCCACATACCGACGGTTTTGAAATTCGAGGACAGTGTGTGTATTGCGATGAGACCGGTGGTGATTTTTTCGACTACATCCCACTTGGTGAAGAATCGGCGTCGGGAGTTCTCGTGGCCGTTGGCGATGTTTCCGGGCATGGTGTACCTGCAGCGTTGTTCATGGCTTCGGCTCGGGCTTTCTTACGATCACGAGTTGGTTTGGGCGGGGATTTGGACAAGATTATGAGCGATGTCAATAATGCGGTATCGCATGACACGTTTGGCACAGGACATTTTTTGACGCTTTTTGCGTGCCTTGTGCATTCGGGGAGCGCCGAGATTGAATTTGTTCGAGCCGGACACGAACCGGGGCTGCTTTATGATCCGGAAACGTGTACGGTCATGGAATTGTCGGGAAAAGGAACATCGCTTGGGGCTATGCCCGATATGAAGTATTCGGTTTCACATCAATCCTTGACACCAGGGATGATCTTATTGCTCGGAACCGATGGAATTACCGAAACAATGGATGAAGACAACGCAATGTATGGTCGAGATCGTCTCAAAGCCTGCTTGCGCGACAACGCTAAACGGTCAACACAGGAAATCATCGACGCAGTCCTTGATGATATTGAATCGTTTGGCGGAGCATTGGCCAAAGAGGATGATGTGACCGTCGTCGTGATGAAATATACAGGCTAG
- the mraZ gene encoding division/cell wall cluster transcriptional repressor MraZ, with product MFRGHSYRNLDAKGRLMLPPEFRETVFEHSPEGKLMLTNFDGAVAGYPMPEWQRIEESFERINILNAKVRNLQRFIISGAVEITLDKQGRILIPPHLRNYAKLEKDVVLAGVIQKFEIWDMTRFEERRRLTEENFDDDMASLADEGFELRL from the coding sequence ATGTTTCGAGGGCACTCGTACAGAAACCTCGATGCCAAAGGGCGTCTGATGCTTCCTCCCGAGTTTCGGGAGACAGTGTTTGAGCATTCGCCCGAAGGAAAACTCATGCTGACCAATTTCGATGGTGCCGTCGCCGGATATCCCATGCCAGAATGGCAACGAATCGAAGAAAGCTTCGAACGTATCAATATTTTGAATGCCAAGGTGCGCAACCTGCAACGTTTTATCATCTCGGGTGCCGTCGAAATCACATTGGATAAGCAGGGACGAATACTTATTCCGCCGCATCTTCGCAATTACGCAAAACTTGAAAAGGACGTGGTCCTGGCCGGAGTAATCCAGAAGTTCGAAATTTGGGACATGACGCGGTTCGAAGAACGCCGCCGTCTGACCGAAGAAAATTTCGATGACGATATGGCCTCTTTGGCTGACGAAGGATTCGAACTCAGGCTGTAG
- the rsmH gene encoding 16S rRNA (cytosine(1402)-N(4))-methyltransferase RsmH: protein MNCENTAHHVSVLLEETLDILDIRPGMRVLDATLGLGGHSRAMIERAGGDLELIGIDRDESALALAEKRLSDFPSVKLAHSPFSQFDEVLAALDVDMVDAVLADIGVSSLQLDDPTRGFGHRHDGPLDMRMDASGNEMTAMRLLEKASRRDIKLMIARLGEDPQAGRIASAIVRAREEGTLTSTTDLAEIVSAAYPAKWRATARQHPATRTFQALRMTVNKELEELREFLAKIVGYVRPGGRLAIISFHSLEDRIVKHTFRDEARDCICPPRQPFCTCGKVKRLEILTKKPIMAGEAEIAANPRARSAKLRAARRIG, encoded by the coding sequence ATGAACTGCGAAAATACCGCTCATCACGTCTCTGTTCTTTTAGAAGAGACGCTTGATATATTGGATATTCGCCCGGGTATGCGGGTACTCGACGCAACGTTGGGTCTCGGTGGGCATAGCCGGGCAATGATTGAACGCGCTGGCGGAGATCTCGAACTCATCGGTATTGATCGAGACGAGTCCGCCCTGGCGCTGGCCGAAAAACGCCTCAGCGATTTTCCCAGCGTCAAATTGGCGCACAGCCCGTTCAGCCAGTTCGACGAGGTGTTGGCAGCCCTCGATGTGGACATGGTCGATGCGGTGCTTGCCGATATCGGAGTGTCGTCTCTCCAGCTTGACGACCCGACTCGCGGTTTCGGCCATCGCCATGACGGGCCGCTTGATATGCGTATGGACGCCAGTGGAAACGAAATGACCGCTATGCGGCTTCTCGAAAAGGCATCCAGACGAGATATCAAGCTGATGATTGCACGTCTGGGGGAAGATCCCCAAGCCGGTCGTATTGCTTCTGCCATTGTGCGGGCCAGGGAAGAGGGAACCCTGACCAGTACAACGGACTTGGCAGAAATCGTATCTGCGGCCTATCCCGCAAAATGGCGGGCAACGGCCCGGCAACACCCGGCGACACGGACTTTTCAGGCGTTACGTATGACGGTGAACAAGGAACTGGAAGAGTTGAGGGAGTTTTTAGCCAAGATTGTCGGGTATGTGCGTCCGGGCGGGCGTCTGGCGATCATTTCGTTCCATTCGCTCGAAGATCGCATCGTCAAGCACACGTTTCGCGACGAAGCGCGTGATTGTATATGTCCACCACGACAACCCTTCTGCACATGCGGAAAAGTCAAACGGCTGGAAATCCTCACGAAGAAGCCGATCATGGCAGGCGAAGCTGAAATAGCGGCTAACCCACGGGCACGAAGCGCCAAGCTCCGCGCCGCCAGACGGATCGGTTGA